In Streptomyces sp. TS71-3, the following proteins share a genomic window:
- a CDS encoding carbonic anhydrase has product MAALATASSASAALRSRTAVPGTPERPTTPAAALRTLAAGNERWLTLHETHPDEDQQVRTSLLSSQHPFALILGCIDSRVPPELVYDQGLGDLMTVRSAGEVLDEAVLGSVAYGVLELDIPLVVVLGHASCGAVTAAVEADETGEPLPAHISYVARRIRPAIDHRLHGQARIDAAISANVRLVRRQLVSEPELAERLRTGKLDIVGSLYELKTQKVHRVG; this is encoded by the coding sequence ATGGCGGCCCTGGCAACGGCATCCTCCGCATCAGCCGCCCTCCGCAGCCGGACGGCCGTCCCCGGGACGCCGGAACGCCCGACCACCCCGGCGGCCGCGCTGCGCACGTTGGCCGCCGGCAACGAGCGCTGGCTGACCCTGCACGAGACGCACCCGGACGAGGACCAGCAGGTGCGCACCTCCCTGCTCTCCAGCCAGCATCCCTTCGCGCTGATACTGGGCTGCATAGACTCCCGGGTGCCCCCGGAGCTGGTCTACGACCAGGGGCTCGGGGATCTCATGACCGTCCGCAGTGCCGGCGAGGTACTGGATGAGGCGGTCCTCGGCAGCGTCGCCTACGGCGTGCTCGAGCTCGACATTCCGCTGGTCGTGGTCCTCGGCCATGCCTCGTGCGGCGCGGTCACCGCGGCCGTGGAGGCCGACGAGACCGGAGAGCCGCTGCCCGCGCACATCTCGTACGTGGCTCGGAGGATCCGTCCCGCCATCGACCACCGGCTGCACGGTCAGGCCCGCATCGACGCGGCCATCTCCGCCAATGTGCGGCTGGTCAGAAGGCAACTGGTGTCCGAGCCCGAGCTGGCGGAGCGGCTGCGAACGGGCAAGCTCGACATCGTCGGGTCGCTCTACGAGCTGAAGACCCAGAAGGTGCACCGGGTCGGCTGA
- a CDS encoding TetR/AcrR family transcriptional regulator, with amino-acid sequence MVTRVRRTASVEKILDAARSLFYAHGLRGVGMDQVIAEAGVAKSTMYAHFPTKGDLVAAYLTATDDSWMDQLQTAAEQAGPDPAEQLVGLFDALLNAFERHGFFGCPFISAAVETSLDSQAREIAIAHTRRRQEWLTTLAAATGAPEPERLAWHIGLLVDGAMAAGRLLQDRAVVEEAKGAARRLVDEHTAA; translated from the coding sequence ATGGTGACACGGGTACGAAGGACCGCGTCGGTCGAGAAGATCCTCGATGCGGCACGTTCGCTGTTCTACGCCCATGGACTGCGAGGTGTGGGCATGGACCAGGTCATCGCCGAAGCCGGCGTGGCGAAGTCCACCATGTATGCGCATTTCCCGACCAAGGGCGATCTCGTGGCTGCCTACCTGACCGCCACCGACGACTCCTGGATGGACCAGCTCCAGACCGCGGCGGAGCAGGCGGGCCCGGATCCGGCCGAGCAACTGGTGGGGCTCTTCGACGCCCTCCTGAATGCCTTCGAGCGGCACGGCTTCTTCGGCTGCCCGTTCATCAGCGCCGCGGTCGAGACCTCCCTCGACTCCCAGGCTCGGGAGATCGCCATTGCGCACACCCGACGCCGCCAGGAGTGGCTGACAACACTGGCCGCCGCTACGGGCGCTCCGGAGCCGGAGCGCCTGGCGTGGCACATCGGCCTCCTCGTCGACGGTGCAATGGCCGCCGGCCGCCTGCTGCAGGACCGGGCGGTGGTGGAGGAGGCCAAGGGCGCCGCCCGCCGTCTCGTCGACGAGCACACCGCGGCCTGA